The Cellulomonas sp. S1-8 genome has a window encoding:
- a CDS encoding anthranilate synthase component II — translation MSARLVVIDNYDSFTFNLVQMFRRYDLEIAVFRADALTVDDVARARPDYVLVSPGPKSPSAAGISTELIRRLHGEVPILGVCLGMQCIVEAFGGSTVHAPVPMHGKRSAVDHDGTGLFAGVPAPFTVARYHSLATTGIGDGLRVNARSADGVPMGVQHVRHPLSGVQFHPESFLTEHGFALIENFLRTGPLDGVRA, via the coding sequence ATGAGTGCCAGGCTCGTCGTCATCGACAACTACGACTCGTTCACCTTCAACCTCGTCCAGATGTTCCGCAGGTACGACCTGGAGATCGCGGTGTTCCGCGCCGACGCGCTGACCGTGGACGACGTCGCGCGCGCGCGGCCCGACTACGTGCTGGTGAGCCCCGGACCGAAGAGCCCGAGCGCCGCCGGGATCTCGACCGAGCTGATCCGCCGGCTCCACGGCGAGGTCCCCATCCTGGGCGTGTGCCTGGGCATGCAGTGCATCGTCGAGGCCTTCGGCGGGAGCACGGTGCACGCGCCGGTCCCGATGCACGGCAAGCGCAGCGCCGTCGACCACGACGGCACGGGCCTGTTCGCCGGGGTTCCTGCGCCGTTCACCGTGGCGCGGTACCACTCGCTCGCCACGACGGGCATCGGCGACGGGCTGCGGGTCAACGCGCGCTCGGCGGACGGCGTGCCGATGGGCGTCCAGCACGTCCGCCACCCGCTGTCCGGCGTCCAGTTCCACCCCGAGAGCTTCCTCACCGAGCACGGGTTCGCGCTCATCGAGAACTTCCTGCGCACCGGCCCGCTGGACGGGGTGCGCGCATGA
- the pabB gene encoding aminodeoxychorismate synthase component I: MSVATDGRPASFRTVTGVHREALVLDEPFVEVVRRFAHRPGTVALLSGGDLDSARHHVLGVDPWLTLRGQRTRTTLVDGDRRVEVDEDPFTTLRRVLRHVELPPQEGLPLTGGLLGYLAYDLKDCLEDLPRTSVDDLGLPLMHLVAPSVLLVQDRVTDETTLLVMRLQDDDDAAVGRRVARFTEMLRAPAARREPAPRAAGACTSAFSREEYLAAVEAIGRYIVDGDVYQVNMSQRFETPFTGDPFDLFATMFAANPAPFFSYVDAGDHQIVSTSPERFIRLRAGEVETRPIKGTRPRGATPAADAALRAELQDSPKDDAELSMIVDLLRNDIGKVCRPGSVRVTEHKRLETYENVHHLVSTVTGELDPGTDAVDLLRATFPGGSITGCPKIRAMEVIDELEPVRRHVYTGSIGYVGFDGTMDLSIAIRTATFTGGRAVFSVGGGIVFDSDPASEFEETLHKGRTLMDALQAGGGQDHADRTVWRDGKFLPRSAATVPLDSEGLGSGYGFFETLRVQAGRPILLGAHVERFERTWRALFGGAPPDVTWADVIAHLVERNGLAQTTAAVKLVAAAGNPSDAPLSPVLFATARPYAPREALALRGGLRLRTYPHARHTHLADHKTLSYLHYKLAGDWARDHDADEAVVLDADGAVSETNTASVCGVYGDTVRFPLSAHALPGTTAAEVRRLLPRRGYTVEDRRLTPADLRAADQVLVMNALMGVVPAVSLDDARLDADPTLSASLTAAILGDG, encoded by the coding sequence ATGAGCGTCGCGACCGACGGCCGGCCGGCGTCGTTCCGCACGGTGACGGGCGTCCACCGCGAGGCCCTGGTGCTGGACGAGCCGTTCGTCGAGGTGGTGCGCCGGTTCGCCCACCGGCCCGGGACGGTCGCCCTGCTCAGCGGCGGCGACCTGGACAGCGCGCGCCACCACGTCCTGGGCGTGGACCCGTGGCTGACGCTGCGCGGGCAGCGCACGCGGACCACGCTCGTCGACGGCGACCGGCGCGTCGAGGTGGACGAGGACCCGTTCACGACGCTGCGCCGGGTGCTCCGGCACGTCGAGCTGCCGCCGCAGGAGGGGCTGCCGCTGACCGGCGGGCTGCTCGGCTACCTCGCGTACGACCTGAAGGACTGCCTGGAGGACCTGCCCCGGACGAGCGTCGACGACCTCGGGCTGCCCCTGATGCACCTCGTCGCACCCAGCGTCCTGCTGGTCCAGGACCGGGTGACCGACGAGACGACGCTCCTCGTGATGCGTCTGCAGGACGACGACGACGCGGCGGTCGGCCGGCGGGTGGCGCGCTTCACGGAGATGCTGCGGGCACCGGCGGCGCGCCGGGAGCCGGCGCCGCGGGCGGCGGGAGCGTGCACGTCGGCGTTCTCCCGCGAGGAGTACCTGGCGGCCGTCGAGGCCATCGGCCGGTACATCGTCGACGGCGACGTCTACCAGGTGAACATGTCGCAGCGCTTCGAGACCCCGTTCACGGGCGACCCGTTCGACCTGTTCGCCACCATGTTCGCCGCCAACCCGGCGCCCTTCTTCTCCTACGTCGACGCGGGAGACCACCAGATCGTCTCGACCTCACCCGAGCGGTTCATCCGGCTGCGGGCCGGGGAGGTGGAGACGCGGCCCATCAAGGGGACCCGGCCGCGCGGCGCGACCCCGGCCGCGGACGCCGCCCTGCGGGCCGAGCTGCAGGACAGCCCGAAGGACGACGCCGAGCTGTCGATGATCGTCGACCTGCTGCGCAACGACATCGGCAAGGTCTGCCGCCCGGGCTCGGTGCGCGTGACCGAGCACAAGCGCCTCGAGACGTACGAGAACGTCCACCACCTGGTGTCCACCGTGACGGGCGAGCTCGATCCCGGTACGGACGCCGTCGACCTGCTGCGCGCGACCTTCCCCGGCGGGTCGATCACCGGCTGCCCCAAGATCCGGGCGATGGAGGTCATCGACGAGCTGGAGCCGGTCCGTCGGCACGTCTACACGGGCAGCATCGGCTACGTCGGGTTCGACGGCACGATGGACCTATCGATCGCGATCCGCACGGCGACGTTCACGGGTGGCCGGGCCGTGTTCTCCGTCGGGGGCGGCATCGTCTTCGACTCGGACCCGGCCAGCGAGTTCGAGGAGACGCTGCACAAGGGGCGGACGCTGATGGACGCGCTGCAGGCGGGCGGTGGCCAGGACCACGCCGACCGCACGGTCTGGCGGGACGGGAAGTTCCTCCCCCGCTCGGCCGCCACGGTGCCGCTCGACAGCGAAGGCCTGGGGTCCGGGTACGGGTTCTTCGAGACGCTGCGGGTCCAGGCCGGCCGCCCGATCCTCCTGGGGGCCCACGTCGAGCGCTTCGAGCGCACCTGGCGCGCGCTGTTCGGGGGCGCTCCCCCCGACGTCACCTGGGCCGACGTCATCGCGCACCTCGTCGAGCGGAACGGGCTCGCGCAGACGACCGCCGCGGTCAAGCTGGTCGCCGCCGCGGGCAACCCGAGCGACGCACCGCTGTCGCCCGTCCTGTTCGCCACCGCCCGGCCGTACGCGCCGCGCGAGGCCCTCGCCCTGCGGGGCGGGCTGCGTCTGCGGACGTACCCGCACGCCCGGCACACCCACCTCGCCGACCACAAGACCCTCAGCTACCTGCACTACAAGCTGGCGGGCGACTGGGCCCGGGACCACGACGCCGACGAGGCGGTGGTCCTCGACGCCGACGGCGCGGTCTCGGAGACGAACACCGCGAGCGTGTGCGGCGTGTACGGCGACACGGTGCGCTTCCCCCTCTCCGCGCACGCCCTGCCCGGCACCACGGCGGCCGAGGTGCGGCGGCTCCTGCCCCGCCGGGGCTACACCGTCGAGGACCGCCGCCTCACGCCCGCGGACCTGCGGGCCGCCGACCAGGTGCTCGTCATGAACGCGCTGATGGGCGTCGTCCCCGCGGTGAGCCTGGACGACGCGCGCCTGGACGCCGACCCCACGCTCAGCGCGAGTCTGACAGCGGCGATCCTGGGCGACGGCTGA
- a CDS encoding fumarylacetoacetate hydrolase family protein produces the protein MRLGTLRVAGSDAVGPADGSPRTATVAVRVDDDVAVEIPGFDDVGALLATTGWRATAAAADGARHPRAALAPRAWAPPVLRPSKVVCVGLNYRHHILEMGRDLPAFPTLFAKYPEALIGPYDPIVLPSVAADAVDWEGEVAVVVGATARRLDEAAAADAIAGYAVLNDVTMRDHQYRTTQWLQGKTFEATTPFGPWVTVAEAPLTGELRTVVDDEQVQRTPVEDMVFGPAALVAYISQILTLHPGDVIATGTPGGVGHARRPPRYLQPGNTLVTTVTGLGELRNDVVAEG, from the coding sequence GTGAGGCTCGGGACGCTGCGCGTCGCGGGCTCCGACGCCGTCGGGCCGGCCGACGGGTCGCCCCGCACCGCGACCGTGGCGGTGCGGGTGGACGACGACGTCGCCGTCGAGATCCCCGGCTTCGACGACGTCGGCGCACTGCTGGCCACGACGGGGTGGCGCGCCACCGCGGCGGCGGCCGACGGTGCCCGCCACCCGCGCGCGGCCCTCGCACCGCGGGCCTGGGCCCCACCCGTGCTCCGGCCGTCGAAGGTCGTCTGCGTCGGGCTCAACTACCGGCACCACATCCTGGAGATGGGGCGGGACCTGCCGGCGTTCCCGACGCTGTTCGCCAAGTACCCCGAGGCGTTGATCGGCCCGTACGACCCGATCGTCCTGCCCTCCGTCGCGGCCGACGCCGTCGACTGGGAGGGCGAGGTCGCCGTCGTCGTCGGCGCGACGGCCCGCCGGCTCGACGAGGCCGCCGCGGCGGACGCGATCGCCGGGTACGCCGTTCTCAACGACGTCACCATGCGGGACCACCAGTACCGCACCACGCAGTGGCTGCAGGGCAAGACCTTCGAGGCGACCACACCGTTCGGGCCGTGGGTCACGGTCGCGGAGGCGCCTCTGACCGGTGAGCTGCGCACGGTCGTCGACGACGAGCAGGTGCAGCGCACGCCGGTCGAGGACATGGTCTTCGGTCCGGCCGCCCTCGTGGCGTACATCTCGCAGATCCTGACCCTGCACCCGGGCGACGTCATCGCGACCGGGACGCCCGGGGGCGTCGGGCACGCGCGCAGGCCCCCGCGCTACCTGCAGCCCGGGAACACGCTGGTCACCACGGTCACCGGGCTCGGCGAGCTGCGCAACGACGTCGTGGCGGAGGGCTGA
- a CDS encoding cupin domain-containing protein, which produces MSPEESTVQQMDGTADTPELKQLYADFEAHSLAPLWTQRDDLMPEAPAPKAVPYLWRWKTLYDIAQRSGELVPVGRGGERRAIGLANPGLPGTAYATPTLWCAIQYLGGHETAPEHRHSQNAFRFVVEGEGVWTVVNGDPVAMRRGDLLLTPGWNFHGHHNDTDQPMAWIDGLDVPFSHYADVGFFEYGSERVTDEASPDVSRSERLWAHPGLRPLSGLQDQSSSPLAAYRWEHTDRALTEQLRLEDEGYPATVEQGHAAIRYTNPTTGGDVMPTIRCEFHRLRAGAATPARHEVGSAVWQVFEGNGTVVLGGTEHRVETGDLFVVPSWVPWSLHADTRFDLFRFTDGPIVDRLHFTRTYVPGQRDEDLA; this is translated from the coding sequence ATGTCGCCTGAGGAGAGCACCGTGCAGCAGATGGACGGCACCGCCGACACCCCCGAGCTGAAGCAGCTCTACGCGGACTTCGAGGCGCACAGCCTGGCGCCGCTGTGGACCCAGCGGGACGACCTCATGCCCGAGGCGCCGGCACCGAAGGCGGTCCCGTACCTCTGGCGGTGGAAGACCCTCTACGACATCGCGCAGCGATCCGGTGAGCTCGTGCCGGTGGGCCGCGGGGGTGAGCGGCGCGCCATCGGGCTGGCGAACCCCGGCCTGCCCGGCACCGCCTACGCGACCCCCACCCTGTGGTGCGCCATCCAGTACCTCGGCGGCCACGAGACCGCCCCGGAGCACCGGCACAGCCAGAACGCGTTCCGCTTCGTCGTCGAGGGGGAGGGCGTGTGGACCGTCGTCAACGGCGACCCCGTCGCCATGCGGCGCGGTGACCTGCTGCTCACGCCGGGCTGGAACTTCCACGGCCACCACAACGACACCGACCAGCCCATGGCCTGGATCGACGGCCTCGACGTCCCGTTCTCGCACTACGCCGACGTCGGCTTCTTCGAGTACGGCTCCGAGCGCGTCACCGACGAGGCGTCGCCGGACGTCTCCCGCTCGGAGCGGCTGTGGGCGCACCCCGGCCTGCGGCCGCTGTCCGGGCTGCAGGACCAGAGCAGCTCCCCGCTGGCCGCGTACCGGTGGGAGCACACCGACCGTGCCCTGACCGAGCAGCTGCGGCTCGAGGACGAGGGGTACCCGGCGACCGTCGAGCAGGGGCACGCCGCGATCCGCTACACCAACCCCACCACCGGCGGCGACGTGATGCCGACCATCCGGTGCGAGTTCCACCGGCTGCGCGCCGGGGCCGCGACGCCCGCCCGCCACGAGGTGGGCTCCGCGGTGTGGCAGGTGTTCGAGGGGAACGGCACGGTGGTGCTGGGCGGGACCGAGCACCGCGTCGAGACCGGTGACCTCTTCGTGGTCCCGAGCTGGGTCCCGTGGTCGCTGCACGCCGACACCCGGTTCGACCTGTTCCGCTTCACCGACGGGCCCATCGTCGACCGGCTGCACTTCACGCGGACCTACGTGCCCGGGCAGCGCGACGAGGACCTGGCGTGA
- a CDS encoding DUF4253 domain-containing protein, which produces MSSLPAASLPGATPPTHVLGVTGSGVEVRGFAAPAGDLVAWWHRLRDEHPASGLWPVLLGSDLGDLAAALTPESRDDYDDAAELRRATAMSTADLVALRAQRHARYADLDVDDTPPGDEPPPVVRRHAPTFTAAEQDGLVALVPATHGWQVPVILGWEGGVNYDMEPVDHGVVLRDWHERFGAELVSLTGDQVLEVVVRRPPTTPAEAHAVAREQYAYCGDVVDQGVGTIRELAQDQVGSGSWYFWWD; this is translated from the coding sequence GTGAGCTCCCTGCCGGCGGCCTCCCTGCCCGGTGCGACGCCGCCGACGCACGTCCTGGGCGTCACCGGCTCCGGCGTCGAGGTGCGCGGGTTCGCCGCGCCGGCAGGGGACCTCGTCGCCTGGTGGCACCGCCTGCGCGACGAGCACCCCGCCAGCGGCCTGTGGCCGGTGCTGCTGGGCAGCGACCTCGGCGACCTCGCCGCCGCGCTGACCCCCGAGTCGCGCGACGACTACGACGACGCGGCCGAGCTGCGGCGAGCCACGGCCATGTCGACGGCCGACCTCGTCGCGCTGCGCGCGCAGCGGCACGCGCGCTACGCCGACCTGGACGTCGACGACACCCCGCCCGGGGACGAGCCCCCGCCCGTCGTGCGGCGCCATGCCCCGACCTTCACCGCCGCCGAGCAGGACGGGCTGGTGGCGCTCGTGCCCGCGACCCACGGCTGGCAGGTGCCGGTGATCCTGGGCTGGGAGGGCGGCGTCAACTACGACATGGAACCCGTCGACCACGGCGTCGTCCTGCGGGACTGGCACGAGCGCTTCGGTGCCGAGCTGGTGTCCCTCACCGGCGACCAGGTGCTCGAGGTCGTCGTCCGACGGCCGCCCACGACCCCGGCCGAGGCGCACGCCGTCGCGCGCGAGCAGTACGCCTACTGCGGTGACGTCGTCGACCAGGGGGTCGGCACGATCAGGGAGCTGGCGCAGGACCAGGTGGGATCGGGGTCCTGGTACTTCTGGTGGGACTGA
- a CDS encoding maleylpyruvate isomerase family mycothiol-dependent enzyme, producing the protein MAGRTDRTTDPHLRASLLLARRGQAYFSRKLNELRNDELDAPSLVPGWTRRHVVAHVGLNARALTRLTEWAATGVETPMYASREARDAEIELGATQPARALRHLSAHAAVHLNVEWRDLTDDAWGAQVRTGHGRVVPASETVWMRTREVWVHAVDLDNGGSYRDFPAELVDALLAEVVCAWHARPDGVAVPVLEPTDRSVLLGHPAPPADAGPAPRVRGRAADLARWATGRGGAGLLTTSDGSPVPPPPRWL; encoded by the coding sequence GTGGCGGGCCGGACCGACCGGACGACGGACCCGCACCTGCGCGCGTCGCTGCTGCTCGCCAGGCGGGGGCAGGCGTACTTCTCCCGCAAGCTCAACGAGCTGCGCAACGACGAGCTCGACGCCCCGTCGCTCGTGCCGGGGTGGACCCGCCGGCACGTCGTCGCGCACGTCGGCCTGAACGCCCGCGCGCTGACCCGGCTGACCGAGTGGGCCGCGACGGGCGTCGAGACCCCGATGTACGCGTCGCGCGAGGCGCGCGACGCGGAGATCGAGCTCGGGGCGACGCAGCCGGCGCGCGCCCTGCGGCACCTCTCCGCGCACGCGGCGGTGCACCTCAACGTCGAGTGGCGGGACCTCACCGACGACGCCTGGGGAGCGCAGGTCCGGACGGGCCACGGCCGGGTGGTGCCGGCGAGCGAGACGGTGTGGATGCGCACCCGCGAGGTGTGGGTGCACGCGGTCGACCTCGACAACGGCGGCTCGTACCGGGACTTCCCGGCCGAGCTGGTCGACGCGCTGCTCGCGGAGGTGGTCTGCGCGTGGCACGCGCGTCCCGACGGGGTCGCGGTGCCGGTGCTGGAACCCACGGACCGGTCGGTCCTCCTGGGTCACCCCGCACCCCCGGCCGACGCGGGCCCGGCCCCCCGCGTGCGCGGCCGCGCCGCCGACCTGGCCCGGTGGGCGACCGGCCGCGGTGGAGCGGGCCTGCTGACGACGTCCGACGGCTCACCCGTCCCGCCGCCACCGCGCTGGCTGTGA
- a CDS encoding hybrid non-ribosomal peptide synthetase/SDR family oxidoreductase, whose product MAVDESVRPSVSPTGVGALRTPGDAGSPLSWFQERLWVHHRRSPGTTSYNLPLPLLVHGDLDVDALERSLDLVVARHESLRTTYGETAAGEARQLVAPPGRVRLPVVDVDRAGMLEHLDRLLEHRFDLHRGPICIARLLRLASDRHLLLFSVHHIAADAWSLKAILLAELQDAYAAFCRGEQPDLPPLTVQYQDYARMQRTADLTDDLAYWRETLAGYEDSLELPTVRTRQLRSGTTSGTVVHRYPQAFSQELERFSRRHGCTLFMSLLAGLGVTLSRYTDKTDLCLGTTTSDRPDVALEPLIGFFVNILPLRLRIDEHGTVSGLLEAVRAQVLGAFEHPVPFEQILQATDVARRGSANPLVPVVIRHQNFPETSLDAPLPGGVTFRAFPEPGETDEDVLTLLAQEHAPARCEIELSYTGDADGLEVEVVYASDLYDRQAVERLLAHHQQVLEGMVADADRRVLDLPLLRDADVAELLGRSDRARVTEAPAWTFVERFDAQVALAPDAPACWDSRGAWTYREVALRSGRVAHALAARGTAPGDVVAVCLPRGGDLLATLLGVWRAGAAYVPLDPAYPAAYLQQILDDARPGVVVCDAAHQAALGIDDAACVRVDQVDDAGPDTPDAPRAHPAPPDALAYVMYTSGSTGTPKGVRVPHRQLVNWLSSLEASLPFEPGEVVGQKTTFAFAVGVKELFAGLLNGCPQAVIDNATVRDTAAFVEALAEHRVSRLNIVPSHLASVVEHLAATGRRLPALRICITAGEPLPRALVLAAREVLPDARLINNYGCTELNDVTYHDTSSLDGQSEFVPIGTPIANTRLYVLDRHGRLVPDGVPGELHVASVGLPEGYHGLDALTAERFTPNPFGSTPSDRLYNTGDVVRYLPDGTLDFIGRWDFQIKVRGSRLDVRHVEEVMSGFPGVRARAVVGRGDRLVAFFTHRPDQPVDVAELRAFLQDRLPAFMVPDAFVLLDSMPLLPNGKLDRRALHEAQGELQQSGAYEAPATATERTLADIWGLVVNVPAARIGRATHFFEIGGHSLAAMRVLARTKDEFGIAIGLAELFDSPRLHSLAAVIDREIARLPVGARGASSAPTAARTSKPRAADSGLLRGKVVLVTGGSRGIGLATALLLAEQGATVAINYRDSEAQARHVKGLIEADGGTAEVFGADVTRADDVADMVAAVHGRFERVDVLVANAHMHFRHAPFLGYDWADLERKVGNELKAVFHPCQAVAPEMVRRGSGSIIAVSSTLSKRSSEGFLAQSTAKAAVDAFVRSIATELGPHGIRANTVAPGLTLTDAAMPMAPHVKESIAARSPMRRNALPADMAGAVVFLASDLSRFMTGTYLPVDGGFTTL is encoded by the coding sequence ATGGCCGTTGACGAGAGCGTGCGCCCGTCGGTGTCGCCGACGGGCGTCGGGGCGCTCCGGACACCGGGCGACGCCGGCAGCCCGCTGTCGTGGTTCCAGGAGCGGCTGTGGGTCCACCACCGGCGCAGCCCGGGCACGACGAGCTACAACCTGCCCCTGCCCCTGCTCGTCCACGGCGACCTCGACGTCGACGCGCTCGAGCGCAGCCTGGACCTCGTCGTCGCGCGGCACGAGAGCCTGCGGACCACGTACGGCGAGACGGCCGCGGGCGAGGCCCGGCAGCTCGTCGCACCGCCCGGGCGCGTGCGGCTGCCGGTCGTCGACGTCGACCGCGCGGGCATGCTGGAGCACCTCGACCGGCTCCTGGAGCACCGCTTCGACCTCCACCGCGGCCCGATCTGCATCGCCCGCCTGCTGCGGCTGGCGAGCGACCGGCACCTGCTGCTCTTCAGCGTCCACCACATCGCCGCCGACGCCTGGTCGCTCAAGGCGATCCTGCTGGCCGAGCTCCAGGACGCCTACGCGGCCTTCTGCCGCGGGGAGCAGCCGGACCTGCCGCCGCTGACGGTCCAGTACCAGGACTACGCGCGCATGCAGCGGACCGCGGACCTGACCGACGACCTCGCGTACTGGCGCGAGACGCTCGCGGGCTACGAGGACTCCCTCGAGCTCCCCACCGTGCGCACGCGGCAGCTGCGGTCCGGCACCACGAGCGGCACCGTCGTCCACCGGTACCCGCAGGCCTTCTCCCAGGAGCTCGAGCGCTTCTCGCGCCGGCACGGCTGCACGCTCTTCATGTCCCTGCTCGCGGGGCTCGGCGTCACCCTGAGCCGCTACACCGACAAGACCGACCTGTGCCTCGGGACCACGACGTCCGACCGGCCGGACGTCGCGCTCGAGCCGCTGATCGGGTTCTTCGTCAACATCCTGCCGCTGCGCCTGCGCATCGACGAGCACGGCACCGTGTCCGGGCTGCTCGAGGCCGTGCGCGCGCAGGTGCTCGGCGCGTTCGAGCACCCGGTGCCGTTCGAGCAGATCCTCCAGGCGACCGACGTGGCACGCCGCGGCAGCGCCAACCCGCTGGTGCCCGTCGTGATCCGGCACCAGAACTTCCCCGAGACCTCGCTCGACGCGCCCCTGCCCGGCGGCGTGACGTTCCGCGCCTTCCCCGAGCCCGGGGAGACGGACGAGGACGTCCTGACGCTGCTCGCCCAGGAGCACGCCCCCGCCCGGTGCGAGATCGAGCTGTCGTACACGGGCGACGCGGACGGGCTCGAGGTCGAGGTCGTCTACGCCTCCGACCTGTACGACCGGCAGGCCGTCGAGCGCCTGCTGGCCCACCACCAGCAGGTGCTCGAGGGCATGGTCGCCGACGCGGACCGCCGCGTCCTCGACCTGCCGCTGCTGCGCGACGCCGACGTCGCGGAGCTGCTGGGGCGCTCCGACCGCGCCCGCGTGACCGAGGCGCCCGCCTGGACCTTCGTCGAGCGCTTCGACGCGCAGGTGGCGCTGGCCCCCGACGCGCCTGCGTGCTGGGACTCCCGCGGGGCGTGGACGTACCGGGAGGTCGCCCTGCGCTCCGGCCGGGTGGCGCACGCGCTCGCCGCGCGGGGCACCGCACCGGGGGACGTCGTCGCGGTCTGCCTGCCGCGGGGCGGCGACCTGCTCGCCACGCTCCTCGGCGTGTGGCGGGCGGGGGCGGCGTACGTGCCGCTCGACCCGGCGTACCCGGCGGCGTACCTGCAGCAGATCCTCGACGACGCCCGCCCGGGCGTCGTCGTCTGCGACGCCGCGCACCAGGCGGCGCTGGGGATCGACGACGCCGCGTGCGTGCGGGTCGACCAGGTCGACGACGCAGGGCCGGACACCCCGGACGCCCCGCGCGCCCACCCCGCACCCCCCGACGCGCTGGCCTACGTCATGTACACCTCCGGGTCCACCGGCACGCCCAAGGGCGTCCGCGTCCCCCACCGCCAGCTCGTCAACTGGCTGAGCTCGCTCGAGGCGAGCCTGCCGTTCGAGCCCGGGGAGGTCGTCGGGCAGAAGACGACGTTCGCGTTCGCGGTCGGGGTCAAGGAGCTGTTCGCGGGCCTGCTCAACGGGTGCCCCCAGGCAGTCATCGACAACGCGACCGTGCGCGACACGGCCGCCTTCGTCGAGGCGCTGGCCGAGCACCGCGTCAGCCGCCTCAACATCGTCCCCTCGCACCTGGCGAGCGTCGTCGAGCACCTGGCGGCCACCGGCCGTCGGCTGCCCGCGCTGCGGATCTGCATCACCGCCGGGGAGCCGCTGCCCCGGGCCCTGGTGCTCGCCGCCCGCGAGGTGCTCCCGGACGCGCGGCTGATCAACAACTACGGGTGCACCGAGCTGAACGACGTGACCTACCACGACACGTCGAGCCTGGACGGGCAGTCCGAGTTCGTCCCGATCGGCACCCCGATCGCCAACACCCGGCTCTACGTGCTCGACCGCCACGGCCGGCTGGTGCCCGACGGCGTGCCCGGTGAGCTGCACGTCGCGTCCGTCGGCCTGCCCGAGGGCTACCACGGCCTCGACGCCCTGACCGCCGAGCGCTTCACGCCCAACCCCTTCGGCAGCACGCCCAGCGACCGGCTCTACAACACGGGCGACGTCGTCCGGTACCTGCCCGACGGGACGCTCGACTTCATCGGCCGCTGGGACTTCCAGATCAAGGTGCGGGGGTCACGCCTCGACGTCCGCCACGTCGAGGAGGTGATGAGCGGCTTCCCGGGCGTCCGGGCCCGCGCCGTCGTGGGCCGCGGCGACCGGCTGGTCGCGTTCTTCACCCACCGGCCCGACCAGCCCGTGGACGTCGCGGAGCTGCGCGCGTTCCTGCAGGACCGGCTGCCCGCCTTCATGGTGCCCGACGCGTTCGTCCTGCTCGACTCGATGCCGCTGCTGCCGAACGGCAAGCTGGACCGCCGCGCGCTGCACGAGGCGCAGGGCGAGCTGCAGCAGAGCGGCGCGTACGAGGCCCCGGCGACCGCGACCGAGCGCACGCTGGCGGACATCTGGGGGCTCGTCGTCAACGTGCCGGCCGCGCGCATCGGCCGCGCGACGCACTTCTTCGAGATCGGGGGCCACTCGCTGGCCGCCATGCGCGTCCTGGCCCGGACCAAGGACGAGTTCGGGATCGCGATCGGCCTCGCCGAGCTCTTCGACTCCCCGCGCCTGCACTCCCTCGCCGCGGTGATCGACCGCGAGATCGCGCGGCTGCCGGTGGGTGCGCGCGGCGCGTCGTCGGCGCCCACCGCGGCACGCACGTCGAAGCCGCGGGCGGCGGACTCCGGTCTGCTCCGCGGCAAGGTCGTGCTGGTCACCGGCGGCAGCCGCGGCATCGGGCTCGCCACGGCGCTCCTGCTCGCCGAGCAGGGCGCGACGGTGGCCATCAACTACCGCGACAGCGAGGCCCAGGCGCGGCACGTCAAGGGCCTCATCGAGGCGGACGGCGGCACGGCCGAGGTGTTCGGGGCGGACGTCACGCGCGCGGACGACGTCGCCGACATGGTGGCGGCCGTGCACGGGCGGTTCGAGCGCGTCGACGTCCTCGTCGCCAACGCGCACATGCACTTCCGCCACGCGCCCTTCCTCGGGTACGACTGGGCGGACCTCGAGCGGAAGGTCGGCAACGAGCTCAAGGCCGTGTTCCACCCGTGCCAGGCGGTCGCCCCGGAGATGGTCCGACGCGGCAGCGGCAGCATCATCGCGGTCTCGAGCACCCTGTCGAAGCGCAGCTCCGAGGGGTTCCTCGCGCAGAGCACGGCCAAGGCCGCCGTCGACGCGTTCGTGCGCTCGATCGCCACGGAGCTCGGCCCCCACGGCATCCGCGCCAACACGGTGGCGCCGGGCCTCACACTGACGGACGCCGCCATGCCCATGGCACCCCACGTCAAGGAGTCGATCGCCGCCAGGTCCCCGATGCGCCGCAACGCGCTGCCCGCGGACATGGCCGGCGCCGTGGTCTTCCTGGCGAGCGACCTGTCGCGCTTCATGACCGGCACGTACCTGCCGGTCGACGGCGGCTTCACCACCCTGTAG